The DNA region ggagctacattgtatctttatggatctagagaaagcctacgacagattaccaagagaggaactgtggtactgcatacggaagtctggtgtggcggagaaatatcttagaatagtacaggacatgtatgaaggcagtagaacagtggtgaggtgtgccgtaggcgtaacagaagaatttaaggtgaaggtgggattgcatcagggatcagctctgggccccttcctgttcactgtggtaatggataggctgacagatgaggttagactggaatccccttggaccacgatgttcgcagatgatattgtgatatgcagtgaaagcagagagcaggtggtggaacaattagaaacatggaggcatgcactggaaaggagaggaatgaagattagccaaagtaaaacagaatatatgtccgtgaatgagagcggtggagggggaagagtgaggctacagggagaagagacagcaagggtggatgacttcaaatacttggggtcaacaatccagagcaacggtgactgtgataaggaagtgaagaaacgggtccaagcaggttggaacagctggcagaaggtgtctggcgtgctatgtgacacaagagtctctgctgggatgaagggcaaagtttacaaaacagtggtgaggccggccatgatgtagggattagagacggtggcactgaagaaacaacaggaagcagaactggaggtggcagaaatgaagatgttgaggttctcgctcggagtgagcaggttggataggattagaaatgagctcattagagggacaaccaaagttggatggtttggagacaaggtttgagagagcagacttcgatggtttggacatgttcagagacgagagagtgagtatatcggtagaagggtgctgaggatggagctactaggcaaaagagcaagaggaagaccaaaggaaaggtttatggatgttgtgagggaagacatgagggcagtagatgttatagaggaagatgcaggagataggcttagatggaaaaagatgacacgctgtggcaacacctaacgggacaagccgaaaggaaaagaataagactGTATTTTCCAATTACGtactgtttgtttgtgtgtatgtgtgtgcgtgcgagtgtgcgtgtttgtgggtGCTTACCTCTGGTTAAATGAGAGGGATTCACTTTCCGAGGTTCAGTCCTTTAACTTGCATTGGCGCAAGGGCAGATCTGACACACTCAATATGGCAACCGCGTTGACGTGTACCCGCAAAAGGATTGTAAAACTAGGGAGGTCATTCTCTGCGGTGATTGGTTTTGAAGAGGTAGGTGCTCTCTTTTAATTGGTCAAGAGGCCACGAAACGTCAATTTGAGATCCATCCAATCATAGTACGAGAAAGTTCTCGTGCGGAAGAACGATTTCAAGGAATGTCTTGAGTGTAACCTGTGACTGTATTTGAGCAAATATTCTCGCCATGGATCTTATCCATGTGAGCAAAACACGGCTGCTGCTCTTCGTAGTTTTCGGGTGGTGTTTCGGGGAGGAGAGCAGGGAGTTCACTTTTCTTTTGCAAGCCGGGAAATCCGATTGTTTCTTCCAACAGGCAATACAGAATGGTACGATGGAGGTCGAATATCAGGTAACGTTATACCCAATAACATTCATGCTCCCGATTTAAAAATCCCAGCAGTTCCTTATCATTCAGTGTTTACTTTCAGAGCATTAAATCAACTCGGCATGTTTTACCTAATTTCTGTTGTCGATCGCTTAAATTAGCAATCAACAGATGTACGGAACAGCACAAAGTTAATCACGGTTTCAGTCCAGCGTAATATTGAGAAAAGTAAATATTGTCTGCTCTTTTCGTCACCCTAGGAATCAAGCTAGCGtaactgtatttatatttcattattataaatatttttatatacgttttgtttgagattttattaaaaacttgtttaaaaataattctgctTTATTCAGCTATCGATTGGGGTGACCTATAATGACATCTCAAATTCTCTTccataaaatgtcacaaagttATACAACTGACCTGTGcatccatttttattcattttttggtaACAGATTTAGTATTATGGTTCGCTAtgatctctcccccccccccccccatgtgacATATGTGGCTTGGTTCAATAAAGGTTTTGAAACACTGCATCAGAATGTGCAGGTCTGCATGTCGCCCTGAAATATAAGAATTGTAAATTAATGAGCAGTGATTATTTAGTAGTAAGCTTACACACACGACTCGCTATTGCAgattgtgaaaaattgaaacattttgtttccGTTAGAGTTTACAGTATCGGAATTTTGGGAGATGAtcagcaagttaaaaaaaataagatggagCAACGAGTCTAtgttcttatttatttatatttattcagGCCACACTTTGGACACCCCTTCACTGTAATTATCTTTTGCCTCGTGGTTGTGGCTCCATCTGTTTAGAAACTAAAAAACAATGTCtgtgattgtcttttttttttttttttttttttttaaataccaggTTATAGGAGGAGCTGGCATGGATGTGGATTTCACCATCCTGAATCCAGAGGGGACCCCGATGGTTGCAGAGACCCGTCGCTCTGATGGCGTTCATGTGTGAGTGCCACTGCAAATCACACCAAGATCCTCAATCTTGTTCCCGGAATCATCTGTTTATTGCCGGCTTTATTTCCTGGTTTTGCTCTTTGCCCAGGGTGGAGCCCACAGTGGAGGGAGACTATCAAGTCTGCTTTGACAACAGCTTCAGCCACTTCTCAGAGAAGATGGTGTTCTTTGAGCTGTATGTCGAGGGACAACGAGGAGATGTGGATGGTGGTGATGAGTGGACCGGTTCAGAGGAGTTGGATGAAAACATGTTGCAGTACAAGCTGCAGGATATGAGGGTGAGCTGGCtgttgcaatgttttgaaggaGTTCACTCAATTTATATGCTTGCCGAAGgctgtgggggtggggtggttaACCACAAAAATTGGTCGTCATAAAAATTTCTGCCTCGGggccataaaaatatttataatttatttaaaatttgcgCAAACTGGAAACATTTTGGTCGCTGTTCCATGTTTACCGCAAGGATATTTGCACATGGACGCACTGCCAAAAACGACAGAGGAGCATCTATAAGTAATTTTTAAGACATTATTTGATGTGTAATATACTGATAACATTTATTAGTGAGCTAAATGGtcattgtttttcttgaattaaaatatttgctAGTGTGCTAATGTGAATTGCAAACGCTAACCATTTAGCAAAGGTTGACTTTGTCTTAAATAGTTTAGTTTATACTGTACACGTCTTTGTCTACTTTTGGCCGCAGCGTCCCAAGTACTacgatctcctgcatcttcatccctaacacccactgtcttaatgtcttctctcacaacatccatcaaccttttctttggtccttctttcgctcttttgcctggcagctccatcctcagcatccttctgccaaaatactcgctctctcttctttggacatgtccaaaccattgaactCTTCTGTCTCTAACTTTGTCCCTAAAACATCTCACCTCGGTTGTCCCACTgaggagctcatttctaagTTGATCAGGCCtcgtcaacatcttcatttccgccacctccttctctgcttccttttgtctcttcagtACCACTGTTCTCCTCTGTACATCACCTTGTATCCCTGCAAACACGAAGGGGCTTTGGcctgatccctgatgtagtcccacatCCACCTAGGGCACAGAtcatcattgttctgctgccctcatacatatcctgtactattctaatatgCTTCTCTTCTACGTGTAAGtactctctgggtactctgtcattggttttctctagacccacaaagacacaaagtagctccttctgaccttcaacatcaacatcatgattgcaaataatgcatctgtggtactttttttaggcatgaaaccatactcttgCACgcaaatacttctgtcctgagtctagcctccactacttttttcCATAACTTaatcgtgtggctcatcaatatttccacagctctgtacatcacttttgtcattcaaagTGGGCAGTGGCCCATTTTTCCTTTATTCCTCGGGCATTTTCTCACCCGTGAGAATTCTGTTAAACaagctggtcaaaaactcctCAGCTGCCTCTCCTTGATGCTTCCATACCGCCACAGGACCAACTGcctctcctttctgctctcTTTGGTCCTCTTGGTATCCCACTTTTGAGCTAACCTCGTTTCTTGTATGAGGTTTCCTTCTGGTAGGAAACAGGAGaggacacaccaagtactatcatgcctgtctctctgattactttGGCTGTagcagtccagtcttctgggagctcctcctgtccatcgagagcctgtcttacctctttccagaaggctGCACAGCATTCttgctttctcagcttccaccacctggttctttgctctaccttttgtcttctaAATCTTCCTAcacgctaccagagtcatcctacacaccaccatcctatgctgtcgagctacactctcctctaccactaccttacagtccaccaccatctgtcgctcaaagttcctttcctggatgccgtacttacccataacttcgtcatcacccctgtttcctccaccaACATGtgcattacaatctgcaccaatcagaactctctctgtctgggatactcagaactacttcatctagttccttccagaatttctctttcaactgcaGGTCACATTGTACCTgtagggcatagccgctaatcagaTTATACATTACAGCCTCATCACTCCATTCTCAGCTAGTTCTTCTTTTAAGATAAGCcccactccatttttcttctcatctcgtccatggtaaaataatttaaaccctccccataaacttctagccttactacctttctacCTGCTTTCCTGGACACACAATATCTACACAATATATTTAACATCTAATCATCCTGTCAACCAGctccaaacattttccagtcagtcccaacattcaaagtctccaCATTCACTTGTAGGTCTTGAGCTTTCCTCTTTGCTTTCTGCCAATGTATCTGCTATCCACCCCTCcatctttgacccacagtagctgaattgtCACCGGTAACTTGTAGGTTAACAGCACCGGTGGCGGACGTTATTAACCTGGGTCACGACCGGCGTGGTTCGCAATCCTTTGGATGAATGCTCAGTTTTGTTTAGCAATGTTTTGTGGCAGATCCACTTCCTGCCACGAGCCTCTGCATTTTTCTGTACTTGCGACTGGCCTACAATTTTCACTGGATcatgcccccatagggctgcattgcagTTTACAGTATATCATACAGTAAGTACAGTTTAATGATAGAATTAAGACCTTATAAATTAGAAAAATCTGAATAGTACTATATATAGTTATAACATTATGACACTTGCACAAtataataatttcaaatattttgcattCAGTAATAGTGTGTATAGTTTGTGTAGAATCGTAGTGTGTCATACTGAACACTGTTTCTAACGTGTGGAACTGCTTGTTGTAACTGATTGGCAGGCACAGCTCTACATCACTGCCAACCAGGACATGCATTACTAAAATGAATACCAATTCCTCTTGTTTTTCTGTAATTACtgtaataaatgtttaaaaataaaaccccCTGATTCCATTTGTTATTACATGGAAGTGCAGATTCTCTGTTGACCAATCAAAACACTGCAGTATAGGTAGGTATATCTGTTTTCTAACGCTTCACTGATAtcaatccctccattttctgtacaattATCCTGACACGGGTCGCAGGCGTGCCGACACCTATCTCGGCTGACTCTGGGCGACAAGCGGAGTAGAGCCTGAACTGGCCATCAGCCAGTTGCAGTCTACTCTCCACAATTAATACCAAAAACTGGGACAATTCATGTTATTGTTTGAGATCCCTGACAGATTTGACATTGGACCTGCATTCTGGATCTCTTTGTCACCCAAAATGTGCATTATTATGAATGTGTACTGAAAACGAGAGACAAAGCCTGATTACCCTTTACTTCCTCAGGAGTACATGGACTCTGTACACAAACGTCTGGAGCGTAGTCGGCAGATGCAAACGGTGCTGCGAGCTTTTGAGGCGAGGGACAGAAACCTTTTGGAAGATAACCTGTGGAGGGTGTCGTTTTGGTCATGTGCCAGTGTGCTGGTGATGCTGTGCGTGGCCTTCACGCAGGTAAGTACTACATTTAGGAAGTCATCTGGgtgatttttacacatttatggCCCCCTCCCTCTTTTCAGGTCTACACTGTGCGTAAACTTTTTGACGATAAGCGGAGAGTGTTCACATAAAAGCAACTCTCAGCTGTGACAAGACAGGCTGGGCGGGGATCGCAATCCACTACGAGGGTGGAGATTTTTAATTGTACAGGAACACCAGCTGTCAGCAGCAATTGATGTGGTTTGACATCGGAAAGCTTGTCATGCACCACTCTGAACAAGAACAGTTCACAATGAAGAACAAATCCTGTTTGTGGTCTTTTTGGTTCCTTTAGTGCCTTGATGTGACATTTTCGCACAAACcaatgcaaaaatacattttaaaaggcaCTGCAGTTCATTTTAAAGTGGTATGGCTAGCTTCATGCTCCAAGTTATAATTTTGCTTTTGCTAAAGGTTAAAGGTCAGTGGCTTGTAAAATCTATCAGCCTTTCCATTTACACAATTTGCAATAGTTTTGCATTTGTTCGATTTGTTTTTTCTCTAGACGGAGCTtgtttgaaaaattaattatgAAGATCATGGTCCTGCCCCTTTGTATTTAATAATTGTACTCTGAACCTTTGAGGGAATGCATCCATTGAGTCATACTGCTGTTGTAAAATTTGAAAGCAACGATTTCAAGACAGCCATCgctatgattttgtttttaaaggttttGTGATAGACTGTCTCgaattttgtgtaaaaaatgttgtacttgatattaaaagaataaaatcagTACTTACAAAaacttacattttattttggtagtTATGGTAACTTCCTGTTCACAAATAAGTGTTATTGTGATAGTATGTGGCATTTTTATGTAGTGAGAAGAGATCTAAGTTTAGACAAGCTCCAAtgttcaagatacagtacatgtgtaAACATCTCTTAATAACCACAAAAGGATTTTCAAATTTCACACATTTGGCATTAATTTTcaatacatattacatacagCCAGTTATACAGAATGTTTCATGTTGAAGGCTATTTCAGTGGTTTCATTGGAAAAAGTGAGATTCAACACACAAGGCTTAGTGTGGGTTTATGACCAAAATCCACCATCAAGAAATGATACTACATGAGCAACAATCAAAATGGTTTAGTTCAGTGTGGAAGAACTTGGGCTTGGGAGTCAAAGTACATAAGTCTTGGGTCCCACTCTgagcaaaatgtaaaaaaaaaaaaaaagcttgccaATTGTGCTCCACTTGGCAGACCTCACTCAGAATCTCTCTTTGCATGCCCGCTTGTGTGTCTGGTTCTGTGTGTGATCTGGAGCATAATGTATACATTGGAGTGTGAGTTGAAATTTGCTTTTCTGTTTAATGAATTTGGCGGACTGCAGGTATCACTTTTTGAATTACTAATGACAACTGAATGAAATTAACCTTTCTACCATGTCCAACTTGAGATGCCCAGCGTACTTTCATGCTCAGAATTAGATTGAGGTTCACATCCATCATGTATAAAATTCCCATTTAGTGGACATAAAAACCatattaatttacatttgtgCTCATCCTCTCTTGTGGGAAACAAATTCCTGATGTGCCACGGGCAAAGAGGGCATCCATTCCTAGATTGTTGAGGAACCAGTTTGATGCATGTCAAATCTTCCATCATCTTTGGTTGCCACGAGAGGAGTGTGGAGGTCGTCTGTGGGAAGAggcagatgtttttgtttttttaaattcaaatgccGATTTATAAACAATGGAAAAGCAAATATAATACCAGTAAAATTTGTTGCATACCTCTTAGTTTGTCATTCCAGCTCTATGAATACCTCCACGCTTTTTATTCTGTTGCTCCAAGCAACTATACTTAGCACAGCGCCACATTCTGACGAAAATGTAACAAGCCTACACTGCACAGATGTTGCCACTTAACTCTATTGTAAATGACATGTCATCTGAGCCGACGTGTAAAGCCGACAAACAGTACACAAGTGAGCATGCTGTCATACAACACACAACACTAATTAGCatgcaaagaaatgaaaaacatataaAAGGGATAGGTAaaacaaatgaagcaaaaacagatcatttttttaattaaggccATCAGTAAAGAACAATTTGATAGGCAGGCACTTTTCCTCATAGGAGGATATTTATGGCTTTTGATGTGATCATCAGGATACACAAACTCAAGGGAGGATTAAACTTCACCGTAGGTTGAATACTGGTGAGCGATGGATAGAATAATGTCTTGAAAACGCAAGTCATACTTACAGTATGATGCTGAACTAGATTATGGAAGcaattgtgcaaaaacattAAGGAACAACTAAGTGCTTCAGTGTAGGATACTGTATAATTTTGTAGGTCTGCCAAACAAAGCAGAGAAGCCACTCATCAAAAAGTGCTGCTTAAATATTGAAAAGCATAGCGTGTAAGATTTTTGAAAGAACAGCATGTAGAAATTGCTTAACGATTACcccaaaaagacatttttatcaTATCAAAATAAATTTAACATAAAACACTATATGGAAAGTGAGATGTTTCTTAACCCAAAAGACTCATCACAGTTATCCCTTTGCTTAAATGTCAAAAGTCTGTGCACGTTGTTCAAGAATCAACGACACAGACAAAATGGATACGGTATGTCTATTGACTGCATATAATAAActaattgcaaataaaaaaaaaagtgta from Syngnathoides biaculeatus isolate LvHL_M chromosome 9, ASM1980259v1, whole genome shotgun sequence includes:
- the tmed1b gene encoding transmembrane emp24 domain-containing protein 1b, yielding MDLIHVSKTRLLLFVVFGWCFGEESREFTFLLQAGKSDCFFQQAIQNGTMEVEYQVIGGAGMDVDFTILNPEGTPMVAETRRSDGVHVVEPTVEGDYQVCFDNSFSHFSEKMVFFELYVEGQRGDVDGGDEWTGSEELDENMLQYKLQDMREYMDSVHKRLERSRQMQTVLRAFEARDRNLLEDNLWRVSFWSCASVLVMLCVAFTQVYTVRKLFDDKRRVFT